The following are encoded in a window of Rosa chinensis cultivar Old Blush chromosome 4, RchiOBHm-V2, whole genome shotgun sequence genomic DNA:
- the LOC112197391 gene encoding copper methylamine oxidase, with protein MAATQEKATPPSTPLSSKPILQLRTASSASSDPAQDPISTRPSVPPPLIRPLDSTAAAKGLPVMLRAQSSHPLEPLSAAEISVAVATVRAAGATPEVRDSMRFVEVALVEPDKRVVALADAYFFPPFQPSLLPRTKGGPMIPSKLPPRQARLVVYNKKSNETSVWVVELSEVHAATRGGHHRGKVISSKVVPDVQPPMDAMEYAECEAVVKDYPPFRDAMKKRGIEDLDLVMVDPWCAGYHSEADAPSRRLAKPLIFCRTESDCPMENGYARPVEGIHVLVDMQNMVVLEFEDRKLVPLPPADPLRNYTSGETRGGVDRSDVKPLKIVQPEGPSFRVNGHFVEWQKWNFRIGFTSREGLVIYSVAYIDGSRGRRPVAHRLSFVEMVVPYGDPNDPHYRKNAFDAGEDGLGKNAHSLKKGCDCLGYIKYFDAHFTNFTGGVETIENCVCLHEEDHGILWKHQDWRTGLAEVRRSRRLTVSFICTVANYEYGFYWHFYQDGKIEAEVRLTGILSLGALQPGETRKYGTTIAPGLYAPVHQHFFVARMDMAVDSKPGETFNQVVEVNVKVEEPGKNNVHNNAFYAEEKLLKSELQAMRDCNPLSARHWIVRHTRNVNRTGQLTGYKLVPGSNCLPLAGSEAKFLRRAAFLKHNLWVTSYARDEMYPGGEFPNQNPRIGEGLATWVQQDRSLEEADIVLWYVFGVTHIPRLEDWPVMPVEHIGFTLMPHGFFNCSTAVDVPPNTCEMDLKENEMAAKPIQNGLIAKL; from the exons ATGGCCGCAACTCAGGAAAAAGCGACGCCTCCTTCTACACCTTTATCCTCCAAACCCATTCTCCAGCTTCGGACCGCTTCCTCCGCATCATCCGATCCGGCCCAGGATCCGATCTCAACCCGACCCTCCGTCCCGCCGCCCCTCATCCGACCCCTCGACTCCACCGCTGCCGCCAAAG GCCTCCCAGTCATGTTGAGGGCTCAATCCAGCCATCCCTTGGAGCCTTTATCTGCCGCTGAAATCTCGGTGGCCGTGGCCACTGTCAGGGCAGCTGGAGCAACCCCTGAG GTGAGGGATAGTATGCGCTTTGTTGAAGTAGCTTTGGTAGAACCAGATAAGCGTGTTGTTGCATTGGCAGATGCGTATTTCTTCCCTCCTTTCCAGCCATCATTGCTTCCCAGAACAAAAGGAGGACCTATGATTCCCAGTAAACTTCCTCCGAGGCAAGCGAGGCTTGTAGTTTATAACAAAAAGTCAAATGAGACGAGTGTTTGGGTTGTTGAGCTATCAGAAGTTCATGCTGCAACTCGAGGTGGTCACCATAGGGGTAAAGTCATCTCATCCAAAGTTGTTCCAGATGTTCAGCCTCCCATG GATGCTATGGAATATGCTGAATGTGAAGCTGTTGTAAAGGACTATCCTCCATTTCGGGATGCAATGAAGAAGAGGGGTATTGAAGATTTGGACCTCGTAATGGTGGATCCATG GTGCGCAGGATATCACAGTGAGGCTGATGCTCCTAGCCGCAGGCTTGCTAAACCACTTATCTTCTGTAGAACTGAGAGTGATTGCCCTATGGAAAATGGTTATGCTCGTCCAGTGGAAGGAATCCATGTACTAGTTGACATGCAAAATATGGTTGTTCTGGAGTTTGAAGACCGTAAACTTGTTCCCCTGCCTCCTGCTGATCCTTTGAGAAATTATACTTCTGGTGAAACACGAGGAGGTGTTGATCGAAGTGATGTGAAACCCCTAAAGATAGTTCAGCCTGAAGGGCCAAGTTTTCGTGTTAATGGGCACTTTGTTGAATGGCAGAAG TGGAATTTCCGTATTGGCTTTACTTCGAGGGAAGGTTTGGTTATCTACTCTGTTGCTTATATTGACGGTAGTCGAGGCCGGAGGCCCGTGGCCCACAGGTTAAGTTTTGTTGAGATGGTGGTTCCTTATGGAGATCCAAATGATCCCCACTACAGGAAAAATGCATTTGATGCTGGGGAAGATGGGCTGGGTAAAAATGCACATTCTCTTAAAAAG GGTTGTGATTGTTTAGGTTATATCAAGTACTTTGATGCACACTTTACAAATTTCACTGGGGGTGTTGAAACAATTGAGAATTGTGTTTGCTTGCATGAGGAGGATCATGGAATATTATGGAAGCATCAGGATTGGAGAACAGGTTTAGCAGAAGTTCGACGGTCTAGAAGGCTGACAGTGTCTTTTATCTGTACGGTAGCTAACTATGAGTACGGATTTTACTGGCATTTTTATCAG GATGGGAAAATTGAAGCTGAGGTGAGACTTACAGGAATTCTAAGCTTAGGTGCGCTTCAACCAGGAGAAACCCGAAAGTATGGTACAACTATTGCACCTGGACTATATGCTCCTGTACATCAACACTTTTTTGTTGCTCGTATGGACATGGCAGTTGATAGTAAGCCTGGTGAAACTTTTAATCAG gTGGTTGAAGTAAATGTTAAAGTTGAAGAACCAGGAAAGAACAATGTTCATAACAATGCATTCTATGCTGAGGAGAAACTTCTGAAATCAGAATTGCAAGCAATGCGTGATTGTAATCCTTTATCTGCTCGCCATTGGATT GTTAGGCACACAAGAAATGTCAACCGGACAGGACAGCTAACAGGTTACAAGCTGGTACCTGGTTCAAATTGTTTACCATTAGCCGGTTCTGAGGCAAAGTTTCTGAGAAGAGCTGCTTTTTTGAAGCATAATCTTTGGGTCACGTCCTATGCACGTGATGAAATGTATCCTGGAGGAGAATTTCCTAATCAAAATCCACGTATTGGGGAGGGATTAGCCACTTGGGTTCAGCAAGATCGGTCTCTGGAAGAAGCTGACATTGTTCTTTG GTATGTATTTGGAGTGACCCACATTCCTCGACTGGAAGACTGGCCGGTCATGCCTGTGGAACATATTGGTTTTACGCTCATG